In Ostrinia nubilalis chromosome 26, ilOstNubi1.1, whole genome shotgun sequence, one genomic interval encodes:
- the LOC135084401 gene encoding uncharacterized protein LOC135084401, which yields MLSGTLLCIFLIVFNVDAWRERISKAGGRTPGPKRILCLISASEYYCLGEDYDTNLPFNVLQNRRNIIYEYLTPDSRRILCLMSASEHYCLGGDYDTDLPYNVPTQVRKYTFGNFKYNSFS from the exons ATGTTATCAGGCACATTATTGTGTATTTTTCTAATCGTTTTCAATGTTGACGCGTGGAGAGAGAGGATATCAAAAGCAGGGGGTCGA aCGCCAGGTCCCAAACGTATTTTGTGCTTAATATCAGCATCTGAATATTACTGCTTGGGAGAAGATTATGAC ACTAATCTACCATTTAATGTGCTG CAAAACAGAAGAAATATAATTTACGAATATTTG ACGCCAGATTCCAGACGCATTTTGTGTTTAATGTCAGCATCTGAACATTACTGCTTGGGGGGAGATTATGAC ACTGATCTACCATATAATGTGCCG ACGCAAGTGCGGAAATACACGTTCGGAAACTTCAAATACAATTCATTTTCATGA